A genomic stretch from Mya arenaria isolate MELC-2E11 chromosome 10, ASM2691426v1 includes:
- the LOC128204758 gene encoding uncharacterized protein LOC128204758, translating into MNVTPNRGFMYALLITGLPPDNLKWEKNKSNAWPKLMYEDLVDYLIHAKAYDEKAMKSFRSLYGYNYVQNGWMGDMWSIECEGMTYIKAKISPSQPGVGRKDYNSWIAVSSENTVETGHCSCPAGNARSCSHISAIIYAITLAWANGVGGETCTDKQRAWGKEAAQVLSHDTISDMVFDRPSPFQLQPCTEKTANKTNTDTDCPPRTEQFLDHSDLQDFVSNSTVANIWGCKGTMLYKMLHAPEVKRDINEEILHQEHCENASFKGCFATPHGQKYEPVARAWYESVSGHKVRKSGIVVSLTEPYIAASPDGIIDERTIVEIKCPTRPLEDLISSGKYDVLLEDGQPKLSPKGKNGYYCQVQVAMFCTESTMCKFVVWTAEKQCVVDVQYSKDFIKGILPRIRDFYFKHLLLRLTDEFQASRLKISPEYKS; encoded by the exons ATGAATGTTACTCCAAATAGAGGATTTATGTATGCATTACTTATTACAGGGCTGCCACCCGATAACTTGAAGTGGGAAAAGAACAAAAGCAATGCCTGGCCTAAACTGATGTACGAGGATCTTGTTGACTATTTGATACATGCAAAAGCATATGATGAAAAGGCCATGAAATCCTTTAGGTCGTTGTACGGATATAACTATGTACAAAATGGTTGGATGGGTGATATGTGGTCCATTGAATGTGAGGGTATGACTTACATAAAGGCCAAAATTTCGCCGAGTCAGCCAGGCGTTGGGCGCAAGGACTACAACTCATGGATTGCGGTTTCTAGTGAAAATACTGTTGAGACTGGCCATTGTTCTTGTCCAGCTGGCAATGCCCGATCGTGTAGTCATATATCAgcaattatttatgcaattacaCTGGCGTGGGCGAATGGTGTAGGTGGGGAAACGTGTACAGACAAACAGCGGGCTTGGGGTAAAGAAGCTGCGCAAGTACTGTCACATGACACCATTTCAGATATGGTGTTTGACCGACCAAGCCCATTTCAGCTACAACCATGTACTGAGAAAACAGCCAACAAGACCAACACGGATACAGATTGTCCACCTCGTACTGAACAGTTTCTGGACCATAGTGACTTACAGGACTTTGTGTCAAATTCCACAGTGGCAAACATTTGGGGGTGTAAAGGTACAATGTTGTACAAAATGCTACATGCACCAGAGGTTAAAAGGGACATAAATGAAGAAATCCTGCACCAAGAACATTGTGAAAATGCCTC GTTTAAGGGATGCTTTGCTACACCTCATGGACAGAAATACGAACCAGTTGCACGAGCCTGGTATGAAAGCGTTTCTGGTCACAAGGTTAGAAAATCTGGGATTGTTGTTAGTTTAACGGAGCCATATATTGCTGCCAGCCCAGATGGTATTATAGACGAAAGAACAATTGTGGAAATAAAATGTCCAACACGCCCGCTAGAAGACCTCATATCATCAGGAAAATATGATGTTCTACTCGAAGATGGTCAGCCGAAATTGAGCCCCAAGGGAAAAAATGGCTATTATTGCCAAGTGCAAGTTGCAATGTTTTGCACTGAGTCAACTATGTGCAAGTTTGTTGTGTGGACAGCTGAAAAGCAGTGTGTTGTGGATGTTCAATACAGTAAAGACTTTATAAAGGGCATTCTTCCTAGAATCCgtgacttttattttaagcaccTCCTTCTTAGACTAACAGATGAGTTCCAGGCAAGTCGTCTGAAAATTTCCCCGGAATACAAATCCTAG